The following are from one region of the Phormidium sp. PBR-2020 genome:
- the cas1 gene encoding CRISPR-associated endonuclease Cas1 has protein sequence MSAEGLPDIERLVAQVERSRDRQFVLKQAQQIVSGKLHNCRILLQRLNRSRSDAEIRVCIAQLKDWGDRALESPTLDGLLGCEGQGTRVYFQGLGRCIRPPFTFSGRSRRPPTDPVNALLSLGYTLLYQTVFSLVRAVGLHPHFGNLHVPSSRYASLVSDLVEEFRAPLVDSVVLSLVNRGGLQPDDFFPADVRGAVYLRPAGLKRFLTAWQQRLQTSVTHPQVGEPVLYVRAIEVQVWDYVACLVGERSLYCPFRWKA, from the coding sequence TTGTCTGCCGAAGGACTCCCGGATATTGAGCGCCTCGTGGCCCAGGTCGAGCGATCGCGCGATCGTCAATTCGTCCTCAAACAAGCCCAGCAAATCGTGTCCGGGAAACTCCACAACTGTCGTATCTTGCTGCAACGGTTGAATCGGTCTCGTAGCGATGCCGAAATTCGCGTCTGTATCGCGCAACTGAAGGACTGGGGCGATCGCGCCTTGGAATCCCCCACCCTCGACGGCCTACTCGGTTGCGAGGGCCAGGGAACTCGCGTCTATTTCCAGGGACTAGGACGCTGTATCCGGCCACCCTTCACCTTCTCTGGCCGCAGCCGCCGTCCCCCCACGGACCCGGTGAATGCCTTACTGAGTCTGGGCTACACACTTCTCTATCAAACCGTCTTTTCTCTGGTTCGGGCCGTGGGCCTACATCCCCATTTTGGCAACCTCCATGTTCCCAGTTCCCGCTACGCCAGTTTGGTGTCGGACTTGGTGGAGGAATTTCGCGCCCCTTTGGTGGATTCGGTGGTGCTGTCTCTGGTGAATCGAGGGGGATTGCAACCCGATGACTTTTTCCCGGCTGATGTGCGGGGTGCGGTGTATCTTCGTCCGGCGGGGTTGAAGCGTTTTTTGACGGCTTGGCAACAGCGGTTACAAACGTCGGTGACTCATCCCCAGGTTGGTGAGCCGGTTTTGTATGTGCGGGCGATCGAGGTTCAGGTATGGGACTATGTGGCTTGTTTGGTGGGGGAGCGATCGCTATACTGTCCGTTTCGCTGGAAGGCTTGA